One segment of Pseudoalteromonas rubra DNA contains the following:
- a CDS encoding non-ribosomal peptide synthetase: MNTIKKLIIELEKQGVSFYLDNGKLKSKARQGAITPQIAAQVKQNKAALIEFLASEQQQNTQVRAKVTPRVASDIAPLSFAQQRLWFIDQLHKGSSQYNMPAAFDVSGTLDLTVVEAVLQTIIDRHEVLKTVYRDGEQGAEQLIRQDARFTLSYDDVRMCNEAQQQQAITTAMTQQLNQPFDLTRDVMIRAGYIQTADNEGVLLFNMHHIASDGWSMQVLIKEFVQLYQAYSQKQSNPLAPLAIQYADYAQWQRDYLSDAVLEQQLEYWQQQLADLPPVHSLPLDYPRPDIKQHQGAQVKSTLSKEVAQGLAALAKAEGLTPFMLLHGALSLLLSRHSNARDIVIGTPVANRMQAELEPLIGFFVNTLVLNVNTAQATLTEYLAHVKAVHLGAQSNQDVPFEQLVEQLNVPRSTAHTPLFQVMLTTRTDYGLTGEVEDSAWSLGGAQLSPRSDGSVVAKFDLDVNMALSETGVELCWTYDTALFSEAHIDTLNRHLGTLLTTLTHSDSASLLAQAPGTLTLLSDTEQQTLLVSPNQSEQNYDATLSIHQAFEQQTEAAPEATALVFQNQSISYAELNQRANQLAHYLLSEQQVTPETLIGVCSSRSVEMVVSILAILKAGGAYVPLDPNYPASRLSYMAVDAGLKQVIGYGSGLAVAQSLMSEQAGTAIDIAALTLDDYPLHNPALETLSGDALAYVIYTSGSTGQPKGVLTPHRAVQRLISTPHFMTLDSDTVFLHSANIAFDAATIELWGPLLNGGRCVLYPQDQLDIHALNTLIDSQAINSMWLTAGLFSEWSHHCDGRTSLRYVLAGGDIVHGADVMRVQQALPQAQVINGYGPTENTTFSCCYAIPTLHQSQDIAIGTPLNGDQALVLSDELSLVPYGSVGELCVGGDGLAQGYLNQPELTAERFIDNPFYDPKVAGSSKRLYRTGDLVRYLADGNLAFVGRADDQIKIRGFRVELGEIAQQLSRQSDIDSALVLAKNGPAGTYLVAYVQPVEAVTEQAQPEFMTQTLATLAQTLPDYMVPKLGVVIDDWPLTANGKVNKKALPEADTSALQGTYVAPQGEREQLMVTLCGELLAQPAEQLSVTANFFTLGGHSLLLMQLASRLRQQGFEVDAQALFAAQSLQEMAQGLSLATTGDTDESRSLIPTGCTAITPDMVPLAALSQAELNDIAAEIPGGMANIQDIYPLAPLQEGVLFVHSMDPDNDPYVTNYLYEIKSDAALTQFTDSLNFLLARHDVLRTAILWQGKRQALQVVQRTVTLPVTQLACAEGLSAQQTITALADGPQWLDLALAPLLRLQVCQDPDTGSHYALLQAHHLIIDHVAMAVIQDELHSYSAGKAQSLPAPASYRQFISDTLARMETLDIEGFFSESLGHISEPTLPFGLQDTQGNGDTIQEHKVALSDALSTAIRTYAKQHEVSPAAIFHAAWALVLGACSNQQEVVFGTVMSGRMNGGAGVERLLGMLINTLPVAVELRGSSVADLIKDVDKRLKALLPYEQVSLAQAQKHSAVGSDGPLFSAMLNYRHTERDEADTPVQDSDIQALSAQERTNYPFNLSVNDYGAAHVFSLDLQIDEQVEISRIAEYVITALSQLTEATQTQPVSELSVLPTDEVARLLTQGQRSLGYDDTACIHHLFEQQAEAAPEATALVFQDQSISYAELNQRANQLAHYLLSEQQITAETLIGVCSSRSMEMMVSMLAILKAGGAYVPLDPDYPASRLSYMAADAGLKQVIGYGSGLTVAQSLMSEQAGTAIDIAALALDDYPQHNPALDEISSDSLAYVIYTSGSTGQPKGVQLIHQGAVNLAHNQQARFATCADSKVLQFASISFDAATWEWLMALIPGGTLVIADESQRTDVQLLSELLKTQQITHATLPPALLSTMTLQTDLALQCLIVAGEACEENVVARWRAHYPFYNAYGPSETSVCATVGEITDDTIHIGTPLCNVQTYVLDQQQNLLPHGSLGELYVGGDGLARGYLGQPEMTNERFIDNPFYDPEVAGSSKRLYRTGDLVRYLADGNLAFVGRADDQIKIRGFRVELGEIAQRLSQLTKIDSAVVVAKKGASGNDLVAYIQPTEVVTTEEQSDFISATLAQLAAQVPEYMVPKLAVVIDEWPLTANGKINKKALPEPDKALLQTAYCAPRNNTEATLCVIWQDLLGVEQVGIQDNFFTLGGDSIIAIQMVGRARQQGLHLNVKQLFATPSIATLSEHVEFSTRINAQQDAVTGEMPLLPIQQRFFAANRAAPSHYNQSLLLSAPGNLTSHFSELVNALVERHDALRLRFAEVASFVPLCDTQVANMHQVVDLSDLNEADFSAEVERQCDALQRQLDIEKGPLCKFVYFYAGDDKPARLFMTIHHLVVDGVSWRILLQDLETALQAIETAQPIQLAEKTSSYQAWGEAVNALAQSEALSEQQTYWRDRLSLFPAQPSAKVAAEQWQNVSFSLDESDTRILLADCQQVFHSNVDTLMLSAFLLAYQTTFDRPLLRVDMESHGREEALFDGLDVTQTMGWFTNLYPLILGGQQDDLIATVKSVKQTLQQLPMHGLGYGLLKYIRQDAEICALDKHSVDQAIVFNYLGKLDNVTGTQGRLAMAQESRGAESAPEAADLHHLMVNGQSQDNQLRFDLSFAMPSYSEAQIEALSARFKAVLLQLVAKAKAGAECQTLIVEDFPAATLEQAQLDSVQAQYSDIERVYVATPMQQGMIYHDLLQQDASLYTTLTHFELDGEVDTPAMQQAWQNVIARHAILRTSFSVFDDADIHQVVHNNALIEMEVLDWQHKSAELLETQLSELHHAIKAKGFDFNLAPLMSLTLVRLPAQKAQLIWSHHHVLTDGWCQATLFSEVLGYYQSLTGGQPLTLPPAANYEDYIQWLCSQNRDDARAFWNAELAGVSAPTTLQLPAAASDVPCYDEIKWSCDETLTRQLSQFAQNQQVTANAVLQLVWAYTLHRYSAQSDVCFGTTLSGRPPEVANVEQMIGLFINTVPVRVQLDHQASIGTQLQQMHKAHSQREQHSYLPLPEILSCGGHGIQGAMFDSLFVFENFPADLHDTGAQAQHSGASQLQVNSAASIEYTNYPVAMTASMQGVLSLRLSFHGHQYERADMEGLLGHFNTALSNLIALDATASLGEMEIMQPQEQQALLAAPKMAYADAQLHSVIAQFDHHARVTPERPALVMDNQTLSYAELDKMATTLAAQLVHEYGIQQRDLIGLCVERSIDTVVGILAILKAGGAYVPLDPNSPAERLNYIINDAHIALCLAQPQCAAALDEAQCQVVSLDGKALLSQDHGLTLVLPEVLLSDPAYVIYTSGSTGAPKGVVQTHRNMARLFASAAEDFSFSNQDTWCLFHSYAFDFSVWEIWGALIHGGKLLIPTHHQTRDTAAFVELCQQHQLSVLNQTPSAFGVFAEHVVAHDISLPALRYVVFGGEALQTQHLQSWCQHPANAQAELINMYGITETTVHVTFAPIARQEIDQIHIGRPLADQAVYILDAQLQPVPVGVAGEMYVTGAGLADGYLGREALSAERFIDNPHCVGMGCEKLYKTGDLGRHQRDGRIQFIGRMDDQVQIRGFRIELGEVTHQLSSITHVDSAVVIARQSQGTQVLHAYLKLEHSVDEQQHTQEIERIKRAAAAFLPAYMVPEQMTLMQDWPLTVNGKIDKKALPQPGEGVSGSKQVAPSTETECQLRDIWAELLDYDGARISVNQSFFELGGHSLSLMKLVQRLHQAFNVSVSIKEAIEHAQIDQLAQLLDKKILDLQLSEINEAELDEVEF; the protein is encoded by the coding sequence ATGAATACAATTAAAAAGTTAATCATAGAACTAGAAAAACAGGGCGTCAGTTTTTATCTCGACAATGGCAAGCTCAAGTCAAAAGCCAGACAAGGTGCAATCACACCTCAGATAGCCGCTCAGGTAAAACAAAATAAGGCGGCATTGATTGAATTTTTAGCCTCAGAGCAACAGCAAAATACTCAGGTGCGCGCTAAAGTCACACCCAGAGTCGCATCGGATATCGCACCACTGTCTTTTGCCCAGCAGCGCCTGTGGTTTATTGATCAGCTCCATAAGGGGTCGTCGCAGTATAATATGCCGGCTGCCTTTGATGTCAGCGGTACGCTGGATCTGACAGTGGTGGAAGCAGTGTTACAAACCATCATTGACCGCCACGAAGTACTTAAAACCGTTTATCGTGATGGCGAGCAGGGCGCGGAGCAGCTGATCCGTCAGGATGCCCGCTTTACCCTCAGTTATGATGATGTGCGGATGTGCAACGAAGCGCAGCAGCAACAGGCTATCACCACAGCCATGACGCAACAGCTTAATCAGCCATTTGATCTGACCCGCGACGTGATGATCCGCGCCGGTTATATTCAGACTGCAGACAATGAAGGGGTGTTGCTGTTTAACATGCACCACATTGCCTCCGATGGCTGGTCGATGCAGGTCTTGATTAAAGAATTTGTCCAGCTGTATCAGGCATACAGTCAGAAGCAAAGTAATCCACTGGCTCCTTTGGCCATTCAGTACGCGGATTATGCGCAGTGGCAACGGGATTACCTCAGTGATGCGGTGCTTGAACAGCAGCTTGAGTATTGGCAGCAACAACTGGCAGATTTGCCCCCGGTACACAGCTTACCGCTGGACTATCCGCGTCCGGACATCAAACAACATCAGGGTGCACAGGTTAAAAGCACGCTGAGCAAAGAAGTGGCACAGGGGCTGGCTGCGCTGGCTAAGGCCGAAGGACTGACGCCGTTTATGCTCCTTCATGGCGCTTTGTCTTTGCTGTTGTCGCGCCACAGTAATGCCCGGGATATCGTCATTGGTACGCCGGTGGCCAACCGCATGCAGGCCGAGCTGGAGCCGTTAATTGGCTTCTTCGTCAATACCTTAGTTCTGAATGTTAATACCGCTCAGGCAACCCTGACGGAGTATCTGGCACACGTTAAAGCCGTCCATCTGGGCGCGCAGTCAAACCAGGATGTGCCGTTCGAGCAGTTGGTTGAGCAGCTGAATGTACCGCGCAGCACGGCGCACACACCGCTGTTTCAGGTGATGCTGACAACCCGCACCGATTATGGTCTGACCGGGGAAGTCGAAGACAGTGCCTGGTCGCTGGGTGGGGCTCAGCTGAGTCCTCGCAGTGATGGCTCGGTCGTGGCCAAGTTTGACCTGGATGTGAATATGGCGCTGAGCGAGACCGGCGTTGAGCTGTGCTGGACCTATGACACAGCCTTGTTCAGCGAAGCACATATTGACACCCTTAATCGTCATCTGGGCACTTTACTGACGACGCTGACACACAGCGACAGTGCGAGCCTGCTCGCTCAGGCACCGGGCACCCTGACCTTGCTCTCTGATACAGAGCAGCAGACTTTGCTGGTATCACCAAATCAGAGTGAACAAAATTATGATGCCACACTGAGCATTCATCAGGCCTTTGAGCAACAGACTGAGGCAGCGCCCGAGGCAACCGCCCTGGTGTTCCAGAACCAATCCATTAGTTACGCCGAGCTCAATCAGCGGGCCAATCAGCTGGCCCATTACCTGCTGAGTGAGCAGCAGGTCACACCTGAAACCCTGATAGGGGTATGCAGCAGCCGCTCGGTAGAGATGGTGGTGAGCATACTGGCGATACTCAAAGCCGGTGGCGCGTATGTGCCACTGGATCCGAATTACCCGGCCAGCCGCCTGAGCTATATGGCGGTTGATGCAGGTCTGAAGCAAGTAATTGGGTATGGCAGTGGTCTGGCAGTAGCCCAGAGCCTGATGAGCGAACAGGCGGGCACCGCCATAGATATTGCGGCTCTGACGCTTGATGACTATCCGCTGCACAACCCCGCTTTGGAAACGCTTAGCGGTGATGCGCTGGCTTATGTGATTTACACCTCAGGCTCGACGGGTCAGCCCAAAGGCGTGCTGACCCCACATCGTGCGGTACAGCGTCTTATTAGCACGCCGCATTTTATGACCCTGGACAGCGACACGGTATTCCTGCACAGCGCCAACATTGCCTTTGATGCGGCAACCATAGAGTTGTGGGGACCTTTACTCAATGGTGGACGTTGTGTGCTGTATCCGCAGGACCAGCTGGACATTCATGCACTCAACACACTGATTGATAGTCAGGCCATTAACAGTATGTGGCTGACGGCCGGTCTGTTCAGTGAGTGGAGCCACCACTGTGACGGTCGCACCTCTTTACGTTATGTACTGGCTGGCGGCGACATAGTCCACGGCGCCGATGTGATGCGGGTGCAGCAGGCATTACCGCAGGCACAAGTCATCAACGGCTATGGCCCGACGGAAAACACCACCTTCAGCTGTTGTTACGCGATACCGACATTACATCAAAGTCAGGACATTGCCATAGGTACGCCACTGAATGGCGATCAGGCCCTGGTGCTAAGCGATGAACTGAGTTTGGTACCGTATGGCAGTGTGGGTGAATTGTGTGTGGGCGGCGACGGTCTGGCACAGGGTTATCTGAATCAGCCTGAGCTGACGGCCGAGCGCTTTATTGACAATCCATTTTATGACCCCAAGGTGGCAGGCAGCTCGAAACGCCTGTATCGCACCGGCGATTTAGTGCGCTACCTGGCCGATGGCAATCTGGCCTTCGTGGGCCGTGCCGACGACCAAATTAAAATTCGCGGCTTCCGGGTTGAACTGGGCGAGATAGCTCAACAGCTGAGCCGCCAGAGTGACATAGACAGTGCGCTGGTGCTGGCCAAAAACGGCCCGGCAGGCACCTATTTAGTGGCGTACGTCCAGCCAGTTGAGGCTGTTACAGAACAAGCACAGCCAGAGTTTATGACTCAGACGCTGGCCACGCTGGCACAAACCTTACCGGATTACATGGTGCCTAAGCTGGGTGTGGTGATTGACGACTGGCCACTGACCGCCAACGGTAAAGTAAACAAAAAAGCCCTGCCTGAAGCAGACACATCGGCATTGCAGGGGACTTATGTGGCGCCACAGGGGGAGCGTGAGCAATTAATGGTTACGCTGTGTGGCGAATTGCTGGCACAGCCCGCTGAGCAGCTGAGCGTCACGGCAAACTTTTTCACTCTGGGTGGGCATTCCCTGTTGCTTATGCAGCTGGCCAGCCGACTCAGACAACAAGGTTTTGAGGTGGATGCACAAGCGCTGTTCGCTGCCCAGTCCTTACAGGAGATGGCACAGGGGCTGAGCCTTGCTACTACAGGCGACACAGATGAAAGCCGCAGCCTGATCCCGACCGGTTGCACCGCCATTACGCCGGATATGGTGCCGCTGGCTGCACTGAGCCAGGCTGAGCTGAACGACATCGCCGCCGAGATCCCTGGGGGCATGGCCAACATTCAGGATATCTATCCGCTGGCGCCGTTACAGGAAGGGGTGCTGTTCGTACACAGTATGGACCCGGATAACGACCCTTATGTCACTAACTATCTTTATGAAATAAAAAGTGATGCGGCACTGACTCAGTTTACTGACAGCCTGAACTTTTTGCTGGCCCGTCATGATGTGCTGCGTACTGCCATTCTCTGGCAGGGTAAGCGTCAGGCATTGCAGGTGGTACAGCGCACAGTTACGCTGCCAGTGACACAGCTTGCCTGTGCTGAGGGACTGAGTGCACAGCAGACCATCACCGCGCTGGCCGATGGTCCACAGTGGCTGGATCTGGCTCTGGCACCATTGTTACGCTTGCAGGTGTGTCAGGATCCGGACACGGGTTCCCACTATGCACTATTACAGGCACACCACCTGATCATCGACCATGTTGCCATGGCGGTGATCCAGGATGAACTACACAGTTACAGCGCAGGTAAGGCACAGAGCTTGCCTGCGCCGGCGTCTTACCGCCAGTTTATCAGCGATACTCTGGCGCGCATGGAAACGCTCGATATAGAAGGGTTTTTCTCTGAGTCGCTGGGCCATATCAGCGAGCCGACACTGCCTTTTGGGTTGCAGGATACTCAGGGCAACGGCGACACTATTCAAGAGCATAAAGTGGCTCTGAGTGACGCGCTCAGTACCGCCATCCGCACTTATGCAAAACAGCATGAAGTCAGTCCGGCAGCGATTTTCCATGCCGCCTGGGCATTGGTGCTGGGGGCTTGCAGCAACCAGCAGGAAGTGGTGTTCGGCACCGTGATGAGCGGTCGGATGAATGGCGGCGCAGGTGTAGAACGCCTGCTGGGCATGTTGATCAACACCTTACCCGTGGCGGTTGAGTTACGGGGATCTTCGGTCGCAGACTTGATTAAAGATGTAGACAAGCGATTGAAAGCGTTGCTGCCTTATGAGCAGGTATCGCTGGCACAGGCGCAGAAACACAGCGCGGTGGGCTCAGACGGTCCGTTATTCAGCGCGATGCTGAACTATCGTCACACCGAGCGGGATGAAGCCGATACGCCAGTGCAGGACAGTGATATTCAGGCGCTGAGTGCACAGGAGCGCACCAACTATCCGTTTAACTTATCGGTCAATGATTACGGTGCAGCCCATGTGTTCAGCCTGGACTTACAAATTGATGAGCAGGTCGAGATCAGCCGCATTGCAGAGTATGTGATTACGGCGCTGAGTCAGCTAACGGAAGCAACCCAAACACAACCAGTAAGTGAACTGAGCGTACTGCCGACGGATGAAGTGGCCAGATTACTGACACAGGGTCAGCGCAGCTTAGGCTACGACGACACGGCCTGTATTCACCATTTATTTGAACAACAGGCAGAGGCAGCGCCTGAGGCAACCGCCCTGGTGTTCCAGGACCAATCCATCAGTTACGCCGAGCTAAACCAACGGGCCAATCAGCTGGCCCATTACTTGCTGAGTGAGCAGCAGATCACAGCTGAAACCCTAATAGGGGTATGCAGCAGCCGCTCGATGGAAATGATGGTGAGCATGCTGGCGATACTCAAAGCCGGTGGGGCGTACGTGCCACTGGATCCGGATTATCCGGCCAGCCGTCTGAGCTATATGGCAGCCGACGCGGGCCTGAAGCAAGTAATTGGGTATGGCAGTGGTCTGACCGTGGCTCAGAGCCTGATGAGCGAACAAGCGGGCACCGCTATAGATATTGCAGCTCTGGCGCTTGATGACTATCCGCAGCACAACCCGGCTCTGGATGAGATCAGCAGTGACAGTCTGGCTTATGTGATTTACACCTCAGGTTCAACCGGTCAGCCTAAGGGCGTGCAGCTTATTCATCAGGGCGCAGTGAACCTGGCTCACAACCAGCAAGCCCGTTTTGCTACCTGTGCCGACAGTAAGGTGTTGCAATTCGCATCCATCAGTTTTGATGCGGCGACCTGGGAATGGCTGATGGCCTTGATCCCGGGGGGTACCCTGGTGATTGCCGACGAATCACAACGTACGGACGTACAGCTGCTGTCTGAGCTGTTAAAAACGCAGCAGATCACCCATGCGACTTTGCCACCGGCGTTGTTATCGACCATGACGTTGCAGACAGATCTGGCGCTGCAATGTTTAATTGTGGCAGGGGAAGCCTGTGAAGAAAATGTGGTGGCTCGCTGGCGGGCACATTATCCTTTCTATAATGCTTATGGCCCGTCGGAGACCTCAGTCTGTGCGACTGTGGGTGAAATTACCGATGACACCATACATATCGGCACACCTTTGTGTAATGTTCAGACCTATGTGCTGGATCAGCAACAAAACTTATTGCCTCACGGTAGCTTAGGTGAGCTGTATGTCGGTGGTGACGGCCTGGCGCGTGGCTATCTGGGTCAGCCCGAGATGACGAACGAGCGCTTTATTGACAATCCATTTTATGACCCTGAGGTGGCAGGCAGCTCAAAACGCCTGTATCGCACCGGCGATTTAGTGCGCTACCTGGCCGATGGCAACCTGGCCTTCGTGGGCCGTGCCGACGACCAAATTAAAATTCGCGGCTTCCGGGTTGAGCTGGGTGAAATTGCTCAGCGACTCAGCCAGCTGACTAAAATTGACTCCGCGGTTGTGGTGGCCAAAAAAGGCGCATCGGGCAATGACTTGGTTGCTTATATACAGCCGACAGAGGTCGTCACAACTGAGGAGCAGAGTGACTTTATCAGTGCGACTTTGGCACAGCTTGCCGCTCAGGTGCCAGAGTATATGGTGCCTAAGCTGGCGGTGGTCATCGACGAGTGGCCATTGACGGCGAACGGAAAAATTAACAAAAAGGCGTTGCCTGAGCCGGATAAGGCACTGTTGCAAACCGCATATTGCGCGCCAAGAAACAACACCGAAGCCACGCTGTGTGTAATCTGGCAGGATTTACTGGGCGTAGAGCAAGTGGGAATACAGGATAACTTCTTTACTTTGGGTGGCGATTCCATCATTGCCATTCAAATGGTCGGGCGCGCCAGACAACAGGGTTTACACCTGAACGTAAAACAGCTGTTTGCTACTCCAAGTATTGCGACCTTGAGTGAACATGTTGAGTTTAGTACCCGAATCAATGCGCAGCAGGATGCGGTGACCGGGGAGATGCCATTGCTGCCAATCCAGCAGCGCTTCTTTGCGGCAAACCGGGCTGCGCCAAGTCATTATAATCAGTCATTATTGCTCAGCGCGCCGGGTAACTTAACAAGCCACTTTTCTGAGCTGGTAAACGCATTAGTTGAACGCCATGACGCGTTGCGACTGCGGTTTGCAGAGGTCGCCAGCTTTGTACCACTGTGCGACACGCAGGTGGCCAATATGCATCAGGTAGTTGATTTGAGTGACCTGAATGAGGCGGACTTCAGTGCTGAGGTTGAGCGTCAGTGTGATGCCTTGCAGCGGCAGCTGGATATAGAAAAGGGGCCATTGTGCAAGTTTGTGTATTTTTATGCCGGTGATGATAAGCCTGCACGGCTGTTTATGACCATTCATCACCTGGTTGTGGACGGGGTATCCTGGCGTATTCTGCTTCAGGATCTGGAAACCGCGCTGCAGGCAATCGAAACCGCACAGCCTATCCAGTTGGCGGAAAAAACCAGTTCTTATCAGGCCTGGGGCGAAGCGGTGAATGCGCTGGCGCAGTCCGAGGCTCTGAGTGAACAACAGACTTACTGGCGTGACAGACTGTCGTTGTTCCCAGCTCAGCCTTCAGCCAAAGTAGCGGCTGAGCAGTGGCAAAATGTGTCTTTCTCTTTGGATGAATCGGACACCCGGATATTACTGGCAGACTGTCAGCAGGTATTCCACAGTAATGTGGACACGCTGATGCTCAGTGCTTTCCTGCTGGCTTATCAGACCACCTTTGACAGACCTTTGCTGCGTGTTGATATGGAAAGTCACGGCCGGGAAGAAGCCTTGTTTGACGGGCTGGATGTGACTCAGACAATGGGCTGGTTTACCAATCTTTATCCGTTGATCCTCGGGGGTCAGCAAGATGACCTCATCGCAACCGTAAAGTCGGTAAAACAGACGCTGCAACAATTGCCTATGCATGGTTTAGGGTATGGATTATTAAAGTATATCCGGCAGGACGCTGAGATCTGTGCGTTGGATAAGCATAGTGTTGACCAGGCAATCGTCTTTAACTATCTGGGTAAACTAGACAATGTAACGGGCACGCAGGGGCGTCTGGCAATGGCGCAAGAATCGCGTGGCGCAGAGTCAGCCCCTGAGGCAGCCGACCTGCATCACTTAATGGTCAATGGTCAAAGTCAGGACAATCAGTTGAGATTTGATTTGAGCTTTGCGATGCCAAGTTATTCAGAGGCACAAATTGAGGCATTATCAGCCCGGTTTAAAGCGGTTTTACTTCAGCTAGTAGCTAAGGCCAAAGCCGGTGCTGAGTGTCAGACTTTGATTGTCGAGGATTTCCCGGCTGCGACACTGGAACAGGCTCAGCTGGACTCAGTGCAAGCTCAATACTCAGATATAGAAAGAGTGTATGTGGCAACGCCGATGCAACAGGGGATGATTTACCATGACTTACTTCAGCAAGATGCCAGTCTGTATACCACGCTGACACACTTTGAGCTTGATGGTGAGGTAGACACACCTGCTATGCAGCAGGCCTGGCAGAATGTGATTGCACGTCATGCAATCCTGCGCACCAGTTTCAGTGTGTTTGATGATGCAGATATTCATCAGGTGGTACATAACAATGCGCTCATTGAGATGGAAGTACTTGACTGGCAACATAAGTCCGCTGAGTTACTGGAAACCCAGCTCAGTGAGTTGCATCACGCCATTAAAGCCAAAGGGTTTGATTTTAATCTGGCCCCGTTGATGAGTCTGACACTGGTGCGTTTGCCCGCTCAAAAAGCCCAGCTTATCTGGTCTCATCACCATGTCTTGACCGATGGCTGGTGTCAGGCCACCTTGTTCTCTGAGGTACTGGGCTATTATCAGAGTCTGACCGGTGGGCAGCCTCTGACCTTGCCACCTGCTGCGAATTACGAGGATTACATTCAATGGTTATGTAGCCAAAATAGGGATGATGCGCGGGCTTTCTGGAATGCTGAACTGGCAGGAGTTAGTGCACCGACTACGTTGCAGTTACCTGCTGCAGCCAGTGACGTTCCGTGTTATGACGAAATCAAATGGAGTTGTGATGAAACGCTTACCCGTCAGCTGAGTCAATTTGCGCAAAATCAGCAGGTCACTGCGAATGCTGTGCTGCAACTAGTGTGGGCTTATACACTGCACCGCTACAGCGCGCAATCGGATGTATGCTTTGGCACCACCTTATCCGGGCGTCCGCCGGAAGTGGCAAATGTGGAGCAAATGATAGGGCTGTTTATTAATACGGTGCCGGTCAGAGTGCAACTGGACCATCAGGCCAGTATTGGTACTCAGCTTCAGCAAATGCACAAGGCACATAGTCAGCGTGAACAGCATAGTTACCTGCCGTTGCCGGAGATATTAAGTTGTGGCGGGCATGGTATTCAGGGGGCAATGTTCGATAGCTTGTTTGTGTTTGAGAATTTCCCGGCCGATCTGCATGATACCGGAGCTCAGGCGCAGCACAGCGGAGCAAGTCAGTTACAGGTGAACAGTGCTGCATCGATTGAATACACCAACTACCCGGTTGCTATGACTGCCTCGATGCAGGGAGTATTGAGCTTACGACTGAGCTTCCATGGCCATCAGTATGAGCGCGCCGATATGGAAGGTTTGTTGGGCCACTTTAATACGGCACTGAGCAATCTTATCGCACTCGATGCCACAGCATCGCTTGGCGAGATGGAGATTATGCAGCCTCAGGAGCAGCAAGCACTGCTCGCAGCACCGAAAATGGCCTATGCCGATGCGCAGTTGCACAGTGTGATTGCGCAGTTTGACCACCATGCCCGCGTGACGCCTGAGCGTCCGGCGCTGGTCATGGATAATCAAACGCTCAGCTATGCGGAACTGGATAAAATGGCAACCACTCTGGCTGCTCAATTAGTTCATGAATATGGTATACAACAGCGTGACCTGATAGGTTTATGTGTTGAGCGCTCAATCGACACTGTGGTGGGGATTTTGGCAATTCTCAAAGCCGGTGGGGCATATGTACCGTTAGATCCAAACAGTCCGGCAGAGCGTCTGAACTATATTATTAATGATGCCCACATTGCCCTGTGTCTGGCACAGCCTCAGTGTGCTGCAGCGCTCGACGAGGCGCAGTGTCAGGTGGTGAGCCTGGATGGCAAGGCATTGCTGAGTCAGGACCACGGCTTGACACTTGTGTTACCTGAGGTGTTACTGAGCGACCCAGCCTATGTGATCTATACCTCAGGATCGACAGGGGCGCCGAAAGGCGTGGTTCAGACTCATCGTAATATGGCACGCTTATTCGCCAGTGCGGCGGAGGACTTTTCGTTTAGCAATCAGGACACCTGGTGTTTGTTCCACTCCTATGCATTTGACTTCAGTGTCTGGGAGATTTGGGGAGCGCTTATTCACGGTGGTAAATTGTTGATCCCAACTCATCATCAGACTCGTGACACGGCTGCGTTTGTTGAGTTATGTCAGCAGCACCAGCTCAGTGTATTAAATCAGACTCCGAGCGCCTTTGGGGTGTTTGCTGAACATGTGGTTGCGCACGATATCAGCCTGCCGGCACTACGCTATGTGGTATTCGGGGGAGAAGCACTGCAAACACAGCATTTGCAAAGCTGGTGTCAGCATCCGGCAAATGCACAGGCCGAATTGATTAACATGTATGGGATCACCGAGACCACAGTGCATGTCACCTTTGCGCCTATTGCGCGCCAGGAGATTGATCAGATCCACATTGGCAGGCCGCTGGCGGATCAGGCTGTCTATATTCTTGATGCACAGCTGCAACCTGTGCCTGTGGGGGTCGCGGGTGAAATGTATGTCACAGGGGCCGGACTTGCCGATGGTTATTTGGGCCGTGAGGCTTTGAGTGCCGAGCGCTTTATCGACAACCCGCACTGTGTCGGTATGGGCTGCGAAAAACTGTATAAAACCGGAGATCTGGGTCGCCACCAGCGCGATGGGCGAATTCAGTTCATCGGTCGCATGGATGATCAGGTGCAGATCCGGGGTTTCAGGATTGAACTCGGTGAAGTCACGCATCAGTTAAGCAGTATCACCCATGTAGACAGTGCCGTAGTGATTGCCAGACAGAGCCAGGGGACTCAGGTTCTGCATGCTTATCTGAAGCTGGAACACAGTGTCGATGAGCAGCAGCATACACAGGAGATTGAGCGTATCAAGCGCGCAGCAGCGGCTTTCTTACCCGCATATATGGTACCTGAACAAATGACGCTGATGCAGGACTGGCCGCTGACGGTGAATGGCAAAATCGATAAAAAAGCACTGCCGCAACCGGGCGAAGGGGTGTCAGGCAGCAAGCAGGTTGCACCGTCCACAGAGACTGAGTGTCAGCTGCGGGATATCTGGGCGGAGTTACTGGATTATGATGGTGCACGGATCAGTGTTAATCAGTCTTTCTTTGAGCTGGGTGGACACTCACTGAGCTTAATGAAGCTGGTACAACGCCTGCATCAGGCCTTTAACGTCTCTGTGTCGATTAAAGAAGCCATTGAGCACGCACAAATCGATCAACTTGCGCAGCTCCTGGATAAGAAAATACTGGACTTGCAGCTGAGTGAAATTAACGAAGCTGAGCTGGACGAAGTCGAGTTCTAA